A single region of the Leptodactylus fuscus isolate aLepFus1 chromosome 5, aLepFus1.hap2, whole genome shotgun sequence genome encodes:
- the UBE2N gene encoding ubiquitin-conjugating enzyme E2 N has product MTGLPRRIVKETQRLMAEPVPGIKAEPDDCNARYFHVVIAGPQDSPFEGGTFKLELFLPEEYPMAAPKVRFMTKIYHPNVDKLGRICLDILKDKWSPALQIRTVLLSIQALLSAPNPDDPLANDVAEQWKTSEAQAIETARAWTRLYAMNNV; this is encoded by the exons GAAACTCAGCGCTTAATGGCAGAGCCTGTTCCTGGGATAAAAGCTGAGCCCGATGACTGCAATGCACGATACTTCCATGTTGTAATTGCGGGTCCACAAGATTCACCCTTTGAAGGAGGGACATTTAAACTTGAATTATTCCTTCCTGAAGAGTATCCAATGGCAGCTCCTAAAGTACGCTTCATGACCAAAATCTATCACCCCAATGTAGACAAGCTGGGAAGGATATGTTTAGATATCTTGAAAG ATAAATGGTCTCCAGCTCTGCAGATCCGTACAGTGCTTCTATCAATTCAGGCTTTGTTAAGCGCACCCAACCCAGATGATCCATTAGCAAATGATGTAGCCGAGCAGTGGAAGACAAGTGAAGCCCAAGCCATAGAAACAG CCAGAGCGTGGACTAGGCTATACGCCATGAATAATGTTTAA